A single window of Larimichthys crocea isolate SSNF chromosome XII, L_crocea_2.0, whole genome shotgun sequence DNA harbors:
- the LOC109136689 gene encoding uncharacterized protein LOC109136689 isoform X2: MNSLMDGAHRGCRCQSKVKNSRPRHLHQSTLHLGDTAPCYSTTHHQTYSGRSASGRPLIFRLRDPSFPSQHHTRLDLSNNTSTPLEAPLLSHSQDVHRPKSITTRIKTKEENWAQYRSGQAVREITNPQDLSEYWTSYKTAHSLPVTEDSPQLAGGKPTQWHQHNILTGEQRQMAGPGKPSRRSRDKLLWATRCRETDCSALRLY; encoded by the exons ATGAACAGTCTGATGGACGGGGCCCACCGAGGCTGTCGCTgtcaaagtaaagtaaagaacTCCAGGCCGAGGCATCTGCATCAGAGCACCCTACACCTGGGTGACACAGCACCCTGCTACAGCACCACACACCACCAG ACTTATTCTGGAAGGTCAGCCAGCGGACGTCCTCTCATCTTCCGTCTGAGAGATCCCAGCTTCCCCTCACAGCATCACACCCGGCTGGATCTCAGTAACAACACCAGCACACCTCTGGAGGCTCCACTGCTGTCACACAGCCAAGATGTGCACAGGCCCAAAAGCATCACCACG AGGATcaagacaaaagaggaaaactGGGCTCAGTATCGCAGTGGCCAGGCCGTCAGAGAGATCACCAACCCGCAGGATCTATCCGAGTACTGGACCAGTTACAAAACGGCACATTCACTCCCAGTAACTGAAGATTCACCACAACTGGCTGGTGGCAAACCGACACAGTGGCACCAACACAACATACTGACAG GTGAACAGAGGCAGATGGCAGGTCCAGGGAAGCCCAGCAGACGGTCCAGAGATAAGCTGCTGTGGGCGACgagatgcagagagacagactgctCTGCACTCAGACTCTACTGA
- the zgc:100868 gene encoding transmembrane protease serine 9, whose translation MALCKVICVATLLTLLTQDSLSQIDVCGRPALNTRIVGGQVAPEGSWPWQASLHRFGHFCGGSLINREWVLTAAHCFPSTSTANLIVYLGRQRQEGSNVNEMSRTVTQIINHPDYNSETSDNDISLLKLSSPVTFTNYILPVCLAASGSTFNAGTDSWVTGWGNIGSGVPLPSPQNLMEVEVPIVGNRQCNCDYGVGVITDNMICAGLRSGGRDSCQGDSGGPQVSKQDGRWIQEGVVSFGRGCALPNFPGVYARVSRYESWIKSQITSNQPGFVRFTSSGTDSDLSVTCPGLPPPPTTVPPATTAKPVFCGQAPMNSRILGGSSVASAGIWPWMASLQKNGSHMCGGTLVAEEFVLSNANCFSSSSTASAWTVVLGRLKQNGSNPFEVTLNVTNITLSNLTGFNIAVLRLETKPTLSDYIQPVCLNNGRTFSVGTTCWAAGWGAGRGGEEQVLQEFQTSVVNCGNASSSESICTGSFTLEQGDSGGPLMCKLDGSWFQAAVLSTADSTNQTSSREDIMTFTGLTRFQNFLSRTVGTFPSPNSPTMSTPAATNMSNTTSGGGAAHAHSSSSFFFFHLLIFSVCLQLFI comes from the exons ATGGCTCTCTGCAAAGTGATCTGTGTGGCCACGCTGCTGACTCTCCTGACACAAG actctctctctcaaatcgATG TGTGTGGCCGGCCCGCGCTCAACACCAGGATTGTTGGAGGACAGGTGGCCCCTGAAGGCAGCTGGCCCTGGCAGGCCAGTCTGCACAGATTTGGTCACTTCTGTGGAGGGTCCCTCATTAACAGAGAATGGGTGCTGACTGCTGCTCACTGCTTCCCCAG CACCAGCACAGCCAACCTGATCGTGTATCTGGGTCGCCAGAGACAAGAGGGATCCAACGTCAATGAGATGTCTCGGACGGTGACACAGATCATCAATCATCCCGACTATAACAGTGAGACTAGTGACAACGACATCAGCCTCCTGAAGCTCTCCTCGCCGGTGACTTTCACCAACTACATCTTGCCCGTCTGCCTGGCGGCCTCAGGCAGCACCTTCAATGCCGGCACTGACAGCTGGGTCACTGGCTGGGGCAACATTGGCTCTGGAG TGCCCCTTCCTTCCCCCCAAAACCtaatggaggtggaggtgccCATTGTGGGGAACAGACAGTGTAACTGTGACTATGGTGTAGGAGTTATTACAGACAACATGATTTGTGCCGGGTTACGTTCTGGAGGGAGGGATTCATGTCag GGGGATTCAGGTGGTCCGCAGGTGAGCAAACAGGACGGTCGCTGGATCCAGGAGGGAGTTGTGAGTTTTGGAAGAGGTTGTGCCCTGCCTAATTTCCCAGGAGTCTACGCCAGAGTGTCCCGGTATGAGTCCTGGATCAAGAGCCAGATCACCAGCAACCAGCCAGGCTTTGTCAGATTCACGTCCAGTGGGACTGACAGTGACCTCAGCGTCACCTGTCCTGGCCTGCCACCACCACCGACCACCGTCCCCCCAGCCACCACAGCAAAAC CTGTGTTCTGTGGCCAAGCCCCGATGAATTCACGTATTCTGGGAGGAAGCTCAGTGGCGAGTGCTGGTATCTGGCCGTGGATGGCGAGCCTGCAGAAGAATGGAAGCCACATGTGCGGCGGGACGCTTGTGGCCGAGGAGTTTGTGTTGAGCAACGCCAACTGCTTCTCGAg TTCTTCCACAGCGTCTGCATGGACCGTTGTTTTGGGGCGTTTGAAACAGAATGGATCCAACCCATTTGAGGTGACACTGAATGTGACAAACATCACTCTGAGTAATCTCACTGGGTTTAATATAGCAGTGCTGCGCCTGGAAACCAAACCCACCCTCTCCGACTACATCCAGCCCGTCTGCCTGAACAATGGAAGAACCTTCAGTGTGGGCACAACGTGCTGGGCCGCCGGCTGGGGCGCCGGGCGAGGAGGAG AAGAACAAGTCCTGCAGGAGTTCCAGACCTCGGTGGTAAATTGTGGGAACGCGTCGTCGAGTGAGAGCATCTGTACCGGATCTTTTACACTGGAGCAG GGAGATTCTGGTGGTCCGTTGATGTGTAAGTTGGATGGCTCTTGGTTCCAGGCAGCAGTGTTATCCACCGCAGACAGCACCAATCAGACGAGTTCACGGGAAGATATAATGACCTTTACCGGACTGACACGCTTTCAGAACTTCCTGTCTAGAACAGTGGGAACCTTCCCATCTCCGAACTCCCCCACCATGAGCACACCAGCTGCCACCAACATGAGCAACACCACCTCCGGGGGCGGTGCTGCTCAcgcccactcctcctcctccttcttcttcttccacctcctcatcttctccgTGTGTCTCCAGCTCTTCATATAG
- the fus gene encoding RNA-binding protein FUS, producing MSSNDYSQTSAQGYGSYGGGGGGGGGGGGGCGANQGYGQSPGQSYSQQGYGGYTQSSDSSPGSYSQGGYGSYAQSQSGYSSPSSNQGGGGGGGGGGGGYNHSTQSYSPGGYSNSNQPSSMSYNQPSSFSGYSQQQPPSSSGYDGSSQAPGYNQPPSTGQSGGGYGSSGGQTGGYGGSGSHQQPSQHGGGHYNQPPNYNSPPPQSYSQQSQYGQGGGYGDESPPMSGGGGGGYGGPDGGYGQDGRGGRGRGGGFGSRGGGGYDRGFDRGGRGGPRGRGGMGMGDRGGFNKFGGPREPGHGGPGFMQDQDNSDNNTIFVQGLGDDYTVESVADFFKQIGIIKVNKKTGLPMINLYTDRETGKLKGEATVSFDDPPSAKAAIDWFDGKDFNGNPIKVSFATRRADFGGRGGMRGGRGRGGPMGRGGFGGGRGGGFPGGNGGGGGGGGGGGQQRAGDWKCSNPNCGNLNFSWRNECNQCKAPKPEDAGGMSPMERGGYGGERRGGFDRGGFRGRGGDRGGFRGGRGGDRGGDRGGYGPGKMDARGDRRQERRGRPY from the exons ATGTCGTCAAACg ATTATTCCCAAACATCCGCCCAGGG CTATGGGTCCTAtggcggaggtggaggtggaggcggaggtggaggtggaggttgcGGTGCTAACCAGGGCTACGGTCAGTCTCCTGGCCAGAGCTACAGTCAGCAGGGCTACGGAGGCTACACCCAGAGCTCTGACAGCAGCCCTGGCTCCTACAGCCAGGGAGGATACGGCAGCTACGCCCAGTCCCAGTCAG GATACAGTTCTCCATCTTCTAACCAgggcggtggaggaggtggaggtggaggcggtggTGGTTATAATCACTCCACTCAGTCCTATAGTCCTGGAGGCTACAGCAACAGCAACCAGCCCTCCAGCATGAGCTACAACCAGCCGTCATCCTTCTCtggctacagccagcagcagcctccGTCTTCCTCAGG CTACGACGGCAGCTCGCAGGCTCCGGGCTACAACCAGCCACCGAGCACTGGACAGAGTGGAGGTGGTTACGGCAGCAGTGGAGGTCAGACTGGTGGCTATGGGGGCAGTGGGAGCCACCAACAACCATCCCAACATGGAGGAGGTCACTACAACCAGCCTCCGAACTATAACTCCCCGCCTCCACAGAGCTACAGTCAGCAGAGCCAGTATGGTCAAGGTGGAG GGTACGGAGATGAAAGCCCACCGATGAgcggaggagggggtggagggtaCGGCGGTCCTGATGGAGGTTACGGTCAGGATGGGCGCGGCGGCAGGGGCCGTGGGGGTGGATTTGGAAGTCGTGGTGGCGGCGGATACGATCGTGGTTTTGACCGAGGTGGCCGAGGTGGACCAAGAGGAAGAGGTGGCATGGG aATGGGCGATCGTGGAGGATTCAATAAGTTTGGTG GACCAAGAGAGCCGGGACATGGAGGACCTGGCTTCA TGCAAGACCAGGATAACTCTGATAATAACACCATCTTCGTGCAAGGCCTGGGAGACGACTACACTGTTGAATCAGTGGCAGACTTCTTTAAGCAGATTGGGATCATTAAG GTCAACAAGAAGACCGGCCTGCCCATGATCAACCTctacacagacagagagacggggaaGCTGAAGGGGGAGGCCACAGTTTCCTTCGATGACCCTCCCTCAGCTAAAGCTGCCATCGACTGGTTTGATG GTAAGGACTTCAATGGGAATCCTATCAAGGTGTCTTTTGCCACCCGCAGGGCTGACTTCGGAGGCCGAGGTGGTATGAGGGGAGGTCGAGGACGAGGAG GGCCGATGGGTCGTGGGGGGTTTGGAGGGGGTCGAGGTGGAGGCTTCCCAGGAGGCAATGGgggcggtggaggaggaggaggtggaggcggccAACAGAGAGCGGGAGACTGGAAGTGTTCGAACCC TAACTGTGGCAACCTGAACTTCTCATGGCGTAACGAGTGTAACCAGTGCAAGGCCCCTAAACCTGAGGACGCTGGTGGGATGTCTCCGATGGAAAGAG GAGGTTACGGAGGAGAGCGCAGAGGAGGGTTTGACCGGGGCGGCTTCAGGGGCCGAGGTGGTGACCGCGGGGGCTTCAGAGGGGGCCGAGGAGGGGACCGGGGAGGGGACCGGGGAGGATACGGCCCTGGAAAGATGGACGCAAG GGGCGACCGCAGACAGGAGCGCCGAGGCCGTCCCTACTGA
- the LOC109136689 gene encoding uncharacterized protein LOC109136689 isoform X1, protein MNSLMDGAHRGCRCQSKVKNSRPRHLHQSTLHLGDTAPCYSTTHHQTYSGRSASGRPLIFRLRDPSFPSQHHTRLDLSNNTSTPLEAPLLSHSQDVHRPKSITTRIKTKEENWAQYRSGQAVREITNPQDLSEYWTSYKTAHSLPVTEDSPQLAGGKPTQWHQHNILTGSPCMVLEVLTGEQRQMAGPGKPSRRSRDKLLWATRCRETDCSALRLY, encoded by the exons ATGAACAGTCTGATGGACGGGGCCCACCGAGGCTGTCGCTgtcaaagtaaagtaaagaacTCCAGGCCGAGGCATCTGCATCAGAGCACCCTACACCTGGGTGACACAGCACCCTGCTACAGCACCACACACCACCAG ACTTATTCTGGAAGGTCAGCCAGCGGACGTCCTCTCATCTTCCGTCTGAGAGATCCCAGCTTCCCCTCACAGCATCACACCCGGCTGGATCTCAGTAACAACACCAGCACACCTCTGGAGGCTCCACTGCTGTCACACAGCCAAGATGTGCACAGGCCCAAAAGCATCACCACG AGGATcaagacaaaagaggaaaactGGGCTCAGTATCGCAGTGGCCAGGCCGTCAGAGAGATCACCAACCCGCAGGATCTATCCGAGTACTGGACCAGTTACAAAACGGCACATTCACTCCCAGTAACTGAAGATTCACCACAACTGGCTGGTGGCAAACCGACACAGTGGCACCAACACAACATACTGACAG gAAGTCCTTGTATGGTATTGGAGGTGCTGACAG GTGAACAGAGGCAGATGGCAGGTCCAGGGAAGCCCAGCAGACGGTCCAGAGATAAGCTGCTGTGGGCGACgagatgcagagagacagactgctCTGCACTCAGACTCTACTGA